Within the Marinitoga hydrogenitolerans DSM 16785 genome, the region CGATTTTTTCAGAAATTTCAACTATTCCTTTAACCTTTACACCAGCTTGAGATAATTGATATGAAACTATTAATCCAATATTTCCAGAGCCTATCATTAAAATTTCTTTTCCAGGTAAAATCCCATATACATTCATTAAAGTTTGAACAGCACCAGCTCCGAAAATGCCTGGTAAATCATTATTTTCAAATGGTAAAGATTTTTCAAATGCGCCTGTTGCAACAATGATTTTTTTTGGTTTTATTTTAAGCATCCTTTCATCTTTTAATATTGTCACCACTCCATCTTCATAATATCCCATTACCATAGAATTTAAGTATAGATCAATATTATGATTCTCCTTTACTTTCTTAACTAAATTATTAGCAATGTAAATTCCTCTTGTTCCAGCTGACTCTTCTTTCGAGCCGAAAAATTTATGTGTTTGTTTTATCAATTGCCCACCTAAAACTCCCTTTTCCTCAAGTAAAACAACATTTAACTTTTTTCTTGCAGCAGCTAAAGCTGCACTAATTCCAGCTGGCCCACCTCCTATTACTAACACATCATATTCTTTCAATTAAATCACCCTTTGGTTTTTGTTTTTTTACTACCATCCCTTCTTTTAATGGAGTAACACAAATTCGAATATTTGGAATACCATTCACAACCATTAAACATGAAGAACAATGACCAATTGCGCAGAATAAACCTCTTGGTTTTCCTGTTTTTAAGCTTTCTCTATATTCCCATATCCCCAAAGCGTACAATGCTGCTGCAATTGTTTCACCTTCATAACCGTATAGCTCTCGACCTTCAAAATAAAACTTAATTTTCTTTCCTCGTTTAAATTCCAAAATCGGATGTTCTTGAATTCTCAAATTATCCCCCCCTGTGAAAAAACTTTCATTTACATTATACAACAAAGCTTAATATATAAAAACTTTAAAATAAATTATCTTTACTCAGTATTACGAATTAATTAACTGTAATTTCTTATAACATCATATTTTAAACTTAAAAAACAAATATTAATTATAGACCATCCAAAAAACAAAAATGCTCAAACCTTAATTCTTAACTTTCAAAGATGGAATATCACGATTTTATGATATAATAAACTTTTATGAAAACTTATCAAAATACTTTA harbors:
- a CDS encoding (2Fe-2S)-binding protein, yielding MRIQEHPILEFKRGKKIKFYFEGRELYGYEGETIAAALYALGIWEYRESLKTGKPRGLFCAIGHCSSCLMVVNGIPNIRICVTPLKEGMVVKKQKPKGDLIERI